One Coffea arabica cultivar ET-39 chromosome 5e, Coffea Arabica ET-39 HiFi, whole genome shotgun sequence DNA segment encodes these proteins:
- the LOC113687539 gene encoding phenolic glucoside malonyltransferase 1-like: MATPDAVTVLKHSLVSPPSSVAATEMSLPLTFLDMRWSHISPIQRLVLYEVPQLSRAHFIEHIIPKLEHSLSLTLQHFLPLAGNLIVPSNSNSGTPEIRYKNGSSLALIIAECTTIDFNYLTANHARNCCDFHPLIPELKPSNEDDSGSTVRTTPVLALQVTLFPDCGVSIGISNLHTVGDAGSIFGFMKTWAALCSKFLEDNIDRDDVAATLASYSPPCYDRTTIKDTKGLGSIFWDQGVLFIKLFDQNESSTDTTAKPMTKKVRRSFVISRNNIEKLKSLALQKRPQLVHLSSFTVICAHVWTCLVKCRGPSGEHVDDEEVEYFCCTADCRRRMDPPLPSNYFGNCQTLVRTNEKNGKLTGEEGFPIAVELIGEGIHQRLKNNDSLFDDADTWLPGIAGINRDRLVSVAGSPRYNYYNLDFGWGKPKKFEFISIDTSGAISLSGSRETDGDIEVGLSLSKPRMDAFAVIFNDRLNSL, from the coding sequence ATGGCTACACCCGATGCAGTCACCGTGCTTAAGCATTCTTTAGTGTCACCACCGTCGTCTGTGGCGGCCACTGAAATGTCTCTTCCTTTAACATTCCTTGATATGCGCTGGTCGCACATTTCCCCCATCCAACGCCTCGTACTTTATGAGGTACCTCAGCTCTCTAGAGCCCATTTCATCGAGCACATCATTCCTAAGCTTGAACATTCACTCTCCTTGACACTCCAACATTTTCTTCCCCTAGCCGGGAATTTGATAGTGCCTTCCAATTCAAATTCTGGCACGCCCGAAATTCGTTACAAAAATGGAAGTTCACTAGCACTAATCATTGCTGAGTGTACCACGATTGATTTCAATTATCTTACAGCAAACCATGCACGGAATTGTTGTGATTTTCATCCTTTGATTCCTGAATTGAAACCATCTAATGAGGATGATTCCGGATCCACAGTCAGGACTACCCCAGTTCTTGCTCTTCAGGTTACATTATTTCCAGACTGTGGAGTGTCTATTGGAATCTCAAATCTCCACACTGTCGGAGATGCCGGCAGCATTTTCGGATTTATGAAGACGTGGGCAGCTTTATGCTCCAAATTTCTTGAAGACAATATCGACAGAGATGATGTTGCGGCAACTCTAGCAAGTTATTCTCCACCATGTTACGATAGGACTACGATCAAAGACACAAAGGGACTTGGCTCAATTTTTTGGGACCAAGGGGTCCTTTTCATAAAgctttttgatcaaaatgagAGTTCTACTGACACTACAGCAAAACCTATGACCAAAAAAGTTCGCAGATCTTTTGTTATTAGCAGAAACAATATTGAAAAACTCAAGAGCTTAGCCCTGCAAAAACGGCCACAATTAGTTCATTTATCATCATTTACGGTAATTTGTGCCCATGTTTGGACTTGCTTGGTAAAATGTCGTGGTCCAAGTGGAGAACATGTAGATGATGAAGAGGTGGAATACTTTTGTTGCACGGCTGATTGTAGACGACGTATGGATCCACCTTTACCTTCCAACTATTTTGGCAATTGCCAAACACTTGTTAggacaaatgaaaaaaatggaaagttaacTGGAGAAGAAGGATTTCCAATTGCAGTTGAGTTAATCGGGGAGGGCATTCATCAGAGATTGAAGAACAATGATTCACTCTTCGATGATGCCGACACGTGGTTGCCGGGTATTGCAGGTATAAATAGGGACAGGCTTGTTTCCGTGGCTGGCTCACCAAGGTATAACTATTACAATCTGGATTTTGGATGGGGAAAGCCTAAAAAGTTCGAGTTCATTTCGATTGATACTTCAGGGGCCATTTCTCTTAGTGGGAGTAGAGAAACAGATGGAGATATTGAGGTTGGTTTATCCCTTTCCAAGCCAAGAATGGATGCTTTTGCGGTTATTTTTAACGACCGGCTTAATTCTCTGTAA